From one Drosophila subpulchrella strain 33 F10 #4 breed RU33 chromosome 3L, RU_Dsub_v1.1 Primary Assembly, whole genome shotgun sequence genomic stretch:
- the LOC119554889 gene encoding histone acetyltransferase KAT2A, which produces MSGGPSITLKSQPIDGNNTGNAAAQQQQQQGANGAASAAASGAPGAAQNPGNGGAVGGASGPAEGSRQNSLQRIQQRKQKVFNLPVPQKLAKLSMYSACQSEGCRCTGWKTPQENRHRDVESSYCPEFNEECRNASCRHSLRMHIAHLDNISSSSMDELLGAIIDMENLFMSMQRVEDEDTKKVYLYLFRLLRQCVLTRQQAVIRGPLGDPPFESPCITKAVLSLVFYKYNHLNPTELQTITEVAKTFLNFLNHYNFESPSTRRGDLTHEDASNYKINYTRWLVFCHVPAFCNSLRQFETSLVFGRTLLRTVFQYMSQQLKKKCILERDRFPEDKRSIIAQMPKFLEALRAELLKDDSPIWDPNYRPPNSFVIQQRKRHQEVAPVAPSAGLGTLGGAKRTNVGEPLQKRIKKEPTDRPTSENLDDLPTDVVMRAMKSVSESKTTNKAEILFPVNVSRDENVKAEEQKRAIEFHVVGNSLTKPVDKQTVLWLLGLQLVFAYQLPEMPREYISQLVFDTKHKTLALIKENQPIGGICFRPFPSQGFTEIVFCAVTMSEQVKGYGTHLMNHLKDYSIQRGIKHLLTFADCDAIGYFKKQGFSKDIKLARPVYAGYIKEYDSATLMHCELHPSIVNTQFIAVIRNQSEILKELIAQRHNEVQKVRPGLTCFKEGLPSIPVESIPGLREIGWKPQMRPARSARPLEESSDPEKLATCFASVLQSVRQHTTAWPFLRPVPAAEVPDYYDHIKYPMDLKTMGDRLKKGYYQTRRLFMADMARIFSNCRFYNSPDTEYYRCANSLERYFQTKMRELGLWDK; this is translated from the exons ATGTCTGGTGGTCCATCCATAACGCTAAAAAGCCAACCAATCGATGGTAACAACACTGGAAACGCTGcggcgcagcagcagcagcagcaaggCGCGAATGGCGCAGCATCTGCTGCTGCATCTGGGGCCCCTGGCGCCGCCCAGAATCCAGGAAACGGCGGGGCAGTAGGAGGCGCCAGTGGCCCGGCGGAGGGATCGCGGCAGAACAGCCTGCAGCGGATCCAGCAGCGGAAGCAGAAGGTTTTCAATCTGCCCGTGCCCCAGAAACTGGCCAAACTCTCGATGTACTCCGCCTGCCAGTCGGAAGGATGCCGCTGCACCGGATGGAAAACCCCGCAGGAGAACCGCCACCGCGATGTGGAGTCCTCCTACTGTCCGGAGTTCAATGAGGAGTGCCGCAACGCCAGCTGCCGGCACTCCCTAAGGATGCACATTGCGCACCTGGACAACATTTCGAGCTCCAGCATGGACGAGCTGCTGGGCGCCATCATAGACATGGAGAATCTGTTCATGTCCATGCAACGCGTCGAGGACGAGGACACCAAGAAGGTGTACCTCTATCTCTTCCGCCTGCTGCGCCAGTGCGTCCTCACGCGCCAGCAGGCGGTTATCCGGGGTCCTCTCGGAGATCCGCCCTTCGAGTCTCCCTGCATCACCAAGGCAGTGCTTTCGTTGGTCTTCTACAAGTATAACCACCTCAACCCGACTGAACTCCAAACCATAACCGAGGTGGCCAAGACCTTCCTGAACTTCCTAAACCACTACAACTTTGAATCGCCGTCGACTAGACGGGGAGATCTCACCCATGAGGATGCCTCAAACTACAAGATTAACTACACAAGGTGGTTGGTTTTCTGCCACGTGCCCGCCTTCTGTAACTCCCTGCGCCAATTTGAAACGTCCTTGGTCTTCGGACGCACCCTCCTGCGCACTGTGTTCCAGTACATGTCCCAGCAGCTCAAGAAGAAGTGCATCTTGGAGCGCGATCGCTTTCCCGAGGACAAGCGTTCGATCATCGCGCAGATGCCCAAGTTTTTGGAGGCCCTGCGCGCTGAGCTGCTGAAGGATGACTCGCCCATCTGGGATCCCAACTACCGGCCACCGAACTCCTTCGTCATCCAGCAGAGGAAGCGTCATCAAGAGGTTGCGCCCGTGGCTCCAAGTGCTGGCCTAGGAACTTTAGGGGGCGCTAAGCGGACCAATGTGGGCGAACCGCTACAGAAGAGAATCAAAAAGGAACCCACAGATCGCCCCACCAG TGAGAATTTGGATGATTTGCCCACAGATGTGGTGATGCGCGCCATGAAATCGGTGTCCGAGTCAAAGACCACCAACAAGGCCGAGATACTCTTTCCGGTGAATGTTTCCCGCGATGAGAATGTCAAGGCGGAGGAGCAGAAGCGGGCCATCGAGTTCCATGTAGTAGGCAACTCACTGACCAAACCGGTGGACAAGCAGACGGTTCTGTGGCTGCTGGGCCTGCAGCTCGTATTTGCCTATCAGCTGCCCGAGATGCCGCGCGAGTACATCAGTCAGTTGGTGTTCGACACCAAGCACAAAACCTTGGCGCTCATCAAGGAGAACCAGCCCATTGGCGGCATATGCTTCCGCCCGTTCCCGTCGCAGGGCTTCACCGAGATTGTTTTTTGCGCGGTCACAATGTCCGAGCAAGTCAAGGGCTATGGAACGCACTTGATGAACCACCTGAAGGACTATAGCATCCAGAGGGGCATCAAGCACCTGCTTACTTTCGCCGATTGCGATGCCATCGGCTACTTCAAGAAGCAGGGCTTCTCCAAGGATATCAAACTGGCGCGTCCCGTTTATGCGGGATACATCAAGGAGTACGATAGCGCCACACTGATGCACTGCGAACTGCATCCGAGTATTGTCAACACGCAGTTTATTGCTG TGATTCGCAATCAGAGCGAGATTCTAAAGGAGCTAATTGCTCAACGCCACAACGAGGTGCAAAAAGTAAGACCCGGCTTGACTTGCTTCAAGGAGGGTCTGCCCTCGATTCCCGTGGAGTCAATCCCCGGTCTGCGGGAGATCGGTTGGAAGCCGCAAATGCGTCCAGCCAGGTCTGCCAGGCCCCTGGAGGAGTCATCCGATCCGGAGAAGCTGGCCACCTGTTTTGCGTCCGTTCTGCAGTCCGTGCGTCAACACACCACCGCATGGCCCTTCCTGCGCCCGGTGCCTGCTGCCGAGGTTCCGGACTACTACGACCATATCAAGTACCCCATGGACCTGAAGACCATGGGGGATCGGCTCAAGAAGGGGTACTACCAAACACGCCGCCTGTTCATGGCGGACATGGCCCGCATATTTTCCAACTGTCGGTTCTACAACTCGCCCGACACTGAGTATTATCGTTGTGCCAACTCCCTGGAGCGCTATTTCCAGACCAAAATGCGCGAGCTGGGACTGTGGGACAAATGA